Proteins found in one Sporosarcina jeotgali genomic segment:
- the sspI gene encoding small acid-soluble spore protein SspI — MDFQIRDAITANMTDNKAQDIRGVVDDAIARGEEHLLPGLGVFFEKLWQRADDQEKMKITGELEHAFAAQ, encoded by the coding sequence ATGGATTTTCAAATTAGAGATGCAATTACGGCAAATATGACGGATAACAAAGCGCAGGATATCCGCGGCGTCGTGGATGATGCCATTGCGCGCGGAGAAGAACATCTGCTTCCTGGCTTAGGTGTGTTCTTTGAAAAGCTTTGGCAGCGCGCCGATGATCAGGAAAAGATGAAGATTACCGGAGAACTCGAGCATGCTTTTGCTGCACAGTGA
- the argF gene encoding ornithine carbamoyltransferase: MTSAFELKYMEKQLKGKDFLAIEDFSTEEIDYLLEQATKMKKDFLAGGASKPLEGKTLGMVFEKNSTRTRISFDAGMFQLGGHALMMNPTELQIGRGESIADTAKVFSEYLDGVMIRANSHEMVKEFADNASIPVINGLTDKLHPCQALADLLTIQEVKGKLAGLKLVYIGDGNNVAHSLLMAAAKMGLHTAIATPVGYEMDADIAKSIENAAKLSGVTMTQLTDPVKAATDADILYTDVWVSMGDDEQSEQRLADFEGFEINEELAGHAKSDYTFMHCLPAHRGQEVSASVIDGSQSVVFQQAGNRMHAQKALLAALL; encoded by the coding sequence ATGACAAGCGCATTCGAATTAAAATATATGGAGAAGCAATTGAAGGGAAAAGACTTTTTAGCGATCGAGGATTTCTCAACTGAAGAAATCGATTATCTGTTAGAACAAGCGACGAAAATGAAGAAAGACTTTTTAGCAGGGGGCGCTTCTAAACCGCTTGAAGGAAAAACCCTAGGAATGGTCTTTGAAAAGAATTCAACGCGAACCCGCATTTCGTTCGATGCGGGCATGTTCCAATTAGGCGGGCATGCATTGATGATGAATCCAACGGAACTTCAAATCGGCCGGGGCGAGTCGATTGCGGATACAGCGAAAGTATTCTCTGAGTATTTAGATGGCGTAATGATTCGAGCGAATTCACATGAAATGGTGAAAGAATTCGCAGACAATGCCTCAATTCCTGTCATTAACGGCCTGACGGACAAATTGCATCCATGCCAGGCGCTTGCGGATTTATTGACCATCCAAGAAGTGAAAGGGAAGCTGGCAGGATTAAAACTTGTTTATATCGGTGACGGCAACAATGTCGCGCATTCCCTTCTCATGGCGGCAGCTAAAATGGGCCTCCACACAGCAATCGCTACACCTGTCGGATATGAAATGGATGCGGACATCGCAAAGTCTATTGAAAATGCCGCTAAGCTTTCAGGTGTGACAATGACCCAGCTGACTGATCCGGTTAAAGCTGCAACAGACGCAGACATTTTATATACCGACGTATGGGTCAGCATGGGAGACGATGAACAATCCGAACAGCGTCTGGCAGATTTCGAAGGATTTGAAATCAATGAAGAACTTGCTGGCCATGCCAAATCCGATTACACGTTTATGCACTGTTTACCTGCTCATCGAGGTCAAGAGGTTTCCGCATCGGTTATCGATGGTTCGCAGTCCGTCGTGTTCCAACAGGCTGGAAATCGGATGCATGCACAGAAAGCATTGCTCGCTGCGTTACTGTAA
- a CDS encoding M42 family metallopeptidase, with protein MAKMDDTLHMLKELTDAKGTGGNEREPRDVMKRYIEPFADEIDQDGLGSLIAKHTGDAEGPKVMVAGHLDEVGFMISRIDDKGFLSFQTIGGWWSQVMLAQRVTIVTRKGDSVTGIIGSKPPHILPAEARKKPVDIKDMFIDIGASSREEAMEWGVSPGDMVVPYFEFTVMNNEKYLLAKAWDNRIGCAIAIDVMKELNKQGHPNTLYSVGAVQEEVGLRGAGTAANKIKPDIGFAVDVGIAGDTPGVTAKEAAAKMGDGPQIILYDASMIAHKGLRDFVVDTAEENGIPYQFDSMSGGGTDAGSIHLSGNGVPSIAITVATRYIHSHAAMLHRDDYENAVKLIVEVIKKLDRETVDKIISE; from the coding sequence TTGGCTAAAATGGATGACACACTGCACATGCTTAAAGAACTAACAGATGCAAAAGGTACAGGCGGGAACGAACGTGAACCGCGCGATGTAATGAAACGGTACATTGAACCGTTTGCAGATGAAATTGACCAGGATGGCCTAGGTTCTCTCATCGCAAAACATACGGGCGATGCAGAAGGTCCTAAAGTGATGGTCGCTGGTCACCTTGACGAAGTCGGATTCATGATTTCCCGCATTGACGATAAAGGTTTCTTAAGCTTCCAGACAATCGGAGGCTGGTGGTCACAAGTCATGCTCGCACAACGCGTGACAATCGTTACACGAAAAGGCGATTCTGTTACAGGTATCATCGGTTCTAAACCACCGCATATTTTGCCTGCTGAAGCGCGCAAGAAGCCAGTGGACATTAAAGATATGTTCATCGATATCGGTGCATCTTCACGCGAAGAAGCGATGGAGTGGGGCGTTTCACCTGGAGACATGGTGGTTCCTTACTTCGAATTCACGGTCATGAATAATGAAAAATATCTGCTTGCCAAAGCTTGGGATAACCGGATCGGCTGTGCGATTGCCATCGATGTCATGAAGGAACTGAACAAGCAGGGACACCCGAATACACTTTATAGTGTCGGAGCTGTCCAAGAAGAAGTCGGTCTTCGCGGTGCTGGAACAGCAGCCAACAAAATCAAGCCGGACATCGGTTTTGCAGTAGACGTCGGTATCGCTGGGGATACACCGGGAGTTACTGCAAAAGAAGCAGCAGCTAAAATGGGGGACGGCCCGCAAATCATTCTTTATGACGCTTCCATGATCGCGCATAAAGGTCTTCGTGACTTCGTCGTAGACACAGCTGAAGAAAACGGCATTCCGTATCAGTTCGATTCCATGTCAGGCGGCGGAACAGACGCTGGCTCAATCCACTTGAGCGGCAATGGCGTTCCATCCATCGCAATCACAGTGGCAACGCGTTACATTCACAGCCATGCAGCAATGTTACACCGTGATGACTATGAAAACGCTGTGAAACTGATTGTGGAAGTTATTAAAAAGCTTGACCGAGAAACAGTCGATAAGATTATTTCTGAATAA
- the pssA gene encoding CDP-diacylglycerol--serine O-phosphatidyltransferase, whose amino-acid sequence MFSFRYIDYTKVKAQLANAITLVNLSFGVIAIILISRDLSHMSLVFIFLAALFDRFDGMTARHFHTESAFGKELDSLSDIISFGIAPAVLIYHSALSEMLWVGIAATIIYIACGAVRLARYNVEEFDGIFRGVPITAAGVILTALYFAIPYVGAPYLVIAMLILSWAMVSNFKISKV is encoded by the coding sequence ATGTTTTCATTTAGATATATTGATTATACTAAAGTAAAGGCCCAATTGGCGAATGCAATTACTTTAGTAAACTTAAGTTTTGGAGTTATTGCCATTATACTGATTTCCAGAGACTTGTCCCACATGAGTTTAGTTTTCATTTTTCTAGCGGCTTTATTTGATCGTTTCGACGGGATGACAGCTCGTCACTTCCATACGGAATCAGCATTCGGAAAAGAATTGGATTCCTTAAGTGATATCATTTCGTTCGGCATCGCACCAGCAGTTCTTATCTATCACTCTGCATTATCTGAAATGCTCTGGGTTGGGATTGCAGCTACAATTATTTACATTGCATGCGGGGCAGTCCGGTTAGCCCGCTATAATGTAGAAGAGTTCGACGGCATTTTCCGCGGCGTTCCGATTACCGCAGCTGGTGTCATTTTAACTGCTTTATATTTTGCAATCCCATATGTGGGGGCGCCTTATCTTGTTATTGCAATGCTCATTCTTTCATGGGCAATGGTCAGCAACTTTAAAATTTCCAAAGTATAA
- the recQ gene encoding DNA helicase RecQ, which produces MMEQALAVLAEKFGYTSFRTGQEQVIQHVMDGQDALCVMPTGGGKSLCYQVPAMLFEGTVLVISPLISLMKDQVDALWQLGIPAAYINSTLSSEEYFGILENAIAGQYRLLYIAPERLESESFLRELSRMNVPMIAIDEAHCISQWGHDFRPSYRNISRVLNCFDEKPVLLALTATATPNVREDIRIQLGIPEEQTVMTGFERSNLVFTVVKGQNREKFIKEVASKNKGEAGIVYAATRKAVESIYELLNRAGFEVAKYHGGMSDTERHHEQERFLNDEATVMVATNAFGMGIDKSNIRYVIHYQMPKNMESYYQEAGRAGRDGLDSECVLLFASQDIQTQRFLIDQSPDPSRVPAELEKLQGMIDYCHTENCLQQYIVTYFGEKEAPKCGRCANCTDTREQMDVTLEAQKVLSCVIRMGQRFGKTMIAQVLTGSRNKKLLDFKFDQLTTYGLLKEKNAKEVSDFIEFLISANCLQVENGQFPTIRVAERGKEVLLGNDKIMRKGSFVSKALTENDPLFEQLRQLRRQLAQEAGVPPFVVFSDKTLKDMAMKKPATSAEFLDVVGVGQTKLEIYGEAFIEEIKSFQLQEI; this is translated from the coding sequence ATGATGGAACAAGCACTTGCTGTGCTCGCTGAGAAATTTGGATATACATCATTCCGTACAGGTCAAGAGCAGGTCATCCAGCACGTGATGGATGGACAGGATGCTCTTTGTGTTATGCCGACTGGCGGCGGAAAATCGTTGTGCTATCAAGTTCCAGCTATGCTATTTGAAGGAACGGTCCTCGTCATATCCCCACTCATTTCCCTTATGAAAGATCAGGTAGATGCACTTTGGCAACTCGGAATTCCTGCTGCCTACATAAACAGCACGTTATCCTCAGAGGAGTATTTCGGAATTCTTGAAAATGCGATTGCAGGACAATATCGCCTTCTTTACATTGCACCTGAACGACTGGAGTCCGAATCATTTCTGAGAGAATTAAGCCGGATGAACGTTCCGATGATTGCAATTGATGAGGCACACTGTATTTCCCAATGGGGTCATGATTTCAGGCCGAGTTACCGAAATATCAGCCGTGTCTTGAACTGTTTTGATGAAAAACCGGTTTTGCTTGCGTTAACGGCAACAGCTACGCCGAACGTTCGGGAAGATATTCGCATACAGCTCGGAATTCCCGAAGAACAGACGGTGATGACAGGGTTTGAGCGGTCGAACTTAGTGTTTACGGTTGTAAAAGGACAAAATCGCGAGAAGTTTATCAAAGAAGTTGCAAGTAAAAATAAAGGGGAAGCTGGAATTGTTTATGCAGCAACCCGAAAAGCGGTTGAGAGTATCTATGAATTGCTGAACCGTGCTGGATTTGAAGTGGCGAAGTATCATGGCGGAATGTCAGATACAGAGCGGCATCACGAGCAAGAACGTTTCCTGAATGATGAAGCAACGGTGATGGTCGCAACAAATGCCTTTGGAATGGGAATTGACAAGTCAAATATCCGATACGTCATTCACTACCAGATGCCGAAAAATATGGAAAGCTATTATCAAGAAGCTGGACGCGCGGGACGGGATGGGTTGGATAGTGAATGTGTGCTTCTTTTTGCTTCTCAAGATATCCAGACGCAGCGTTTTCTTATCGACCAATCACCAGATCCTTCCCGAGTGCCAGCAGAGCTCGAAAAACTGCAAGGAATGATCGACTACTGCCATACAGAAAATTGTTTGCAGCAATACATCGTGACGTATTTTGGAGAAAAAGAGGCTCCGAAATGCGGCAGATGTGCAAATTGTACAGATACACGAGAGCAGATGGATGTCACATTGGAAGCTCAAAAAGTATTGTCCTGTGTCATTCGAATGGGACAGCGGTTCGGGAAGACGATGATCGCACAAGTATTGACAGGTTCTAGAAATAAAAAATTGCTGGACTTTAAGTTTGATCAATTGACCACATATGGTTTACTGAAAGAAAAGAATGCGAAAGAAGTTTCCGATTTTATCGAGTTTCTGATTTCGGCGAACTGTTTACAAGTCGAGAACGGGCAGTTTCCGACAATCCGTGTCGCTGAGCGCGGCAAGGAAGTCCTGCTTGGCAATGATAAGATTATGAGAAAAGGTTCATTTGTTTCGAAGGCACTGACAGAAAACGATCCATTGTTTGAACAGCTTCGCCAGCTGCGGCGCCAGCTTGCTCAAGAAGCGGGTGTTCCGCCATTCGTTGTGTTCTCGGACAAGACCCTGAAAGATATGGCGATGAAAAAACCAGCAACGTCTGCAGAGTTTCTGGACGTTGTAGGTGTAGGACAAACGAAGCTCGAGATTTATGGAGAGGCATTCATTGAAGAGATTAAATCTTTTCAGCTCCAGGAGATTTGA
- a CDS encoding MFS transporter — protein sequence MRFFVYLIVFFSFFDLFSQLPIMSPFALSLGASTFVAGLVVGTYSLANVFGNVISGFVTDKRGPFKILLIGLLTNAVALTLYSTVHAPWLLVGVRFVHGFTNGLIIPAAFTFLANRAEPEKRGKSVAISGAFVGMAAIAGPAYSGIVASIIGNPVKGTPTIMLVNGIIMAILALLAFLLLRSVKRVKKSAVKSKEKHVGALFRHPGIQRAFAGAFFLMFSQGVLALILPLKVESLGFDTKTTGTLLSTFGIVAILVFLLPINRVFDRVRPMITLAFGISLMGVSMLLLSRADELGSLYGTMALYGVGFAFLFPSINSLLIDSSEAAYRGKAYGYFYAFFSMGVVAGSYTIGALNLNFRGAFTFTGILLLIVAGYTIYGLFKQRTAAAL from the coding sequence ATGCGTTTTTTTGTTTATTTAATCGTGTTCTTTTCCTTTTTTGATTTGTTCTCCCAGCTCCCTATCATGAGTCCATTTGCACTGTCTTTAGGTGCTTCCACTTTTGTCGCGGGGTTAGTTGTTGGAACTTACTCACTTGCGAACGTTTTCGGCAATGTTATTTCAGGATTTGTTACCGATAAAAGAGGTCCATTCAAAATTTTGCTGATTGGTCTTTTAACGAACGCCGTTGCATTGACGCTCTATTCCACAGTTCATGCCCCTTGGCTGCTGGTCGGTGTCCGTTTCGTTCACGGATTTACCAATGGGCTGATCATTCCTGCGGCTTTTACGTTTTTAGCGAATCGGGCAGAACCGGAAAAGCGCGGAAAAAGCGTGGCCATTTCTGGTGCGTTTGTTGGTATGGCCGCAATCGCAGGTCCTGCGTACAGCGGAATCGTCGCTTCCATTATCGGGAATCCAGTAAAGGGAACTCCCACAATCATGCTCGTGAACGGCATCATCATGGCAATACTTGCACTTTTAGCTTTCTTGCTGCTGCGATCCGTCAAGCGGGTCAAAAAGTCAGCAGTAAAGTCCAAGGAAAAGCATGTTGGAGCATTGTTCCGGCACCCGGGCATTCAACGGGCATTCGCAGGCGCCTTTTTCCTGATGTTTTCACAAGGTGTACTGGCGCTGATCCTGCCGCTAAAGGTCGAGTCACTCGGCTTTGATACTAAAACAACAGGAACCCTGTTAAGCACCTTCGGGATCGTGGCAATCCTCGTCTTTCTATTGCCGATCAACCGCGTTTTCGATCGCGTGAGACCGATGATTACACTTGCCTTCGGGATTTCATTAATGGGAGTCAGCATGCTGCTGTTGAGCCGCGCAGATGAGCTTGGCAGTCTTTATGGAACAATGGCTTTATACGGGGTCGGATTCGCATTTCTCTTCCCATCCATCAACTCATTGCTCATCGATTCTTCCGAAGCTGCCTACCGCGGGAAAGCATACGGTTATTTCTATGCCTTTTTCTCAATGGGGGTTGTCGCAGGTTCGTATACAATCGGAGCCTTGAATTTAAATTTCCGCGGCGCGTTTACCTTTACCGGAATACTCTTGCTGATTGTTGCTGGGTATACTATTTATGGGTTGTTCAAACAACGGACAGCTGCGGCTCTGTGA
- the pheS gene encoding phenylalanine--tRNA ligase subunit alpha, with amino-acid sequence MEQQLEQLKQEALQKIETAASVKELNDVRVAYLGKKGPITDLLKGMGKLPAEERPKMGALVNVVRETVTTSLEEKMELLEQQAVNEKLEKETIDISLPGRPVKLGNHHPLTRVVEEIEDFFISMGYEVAEGPEVEQDYYNFEALNLPKGHPARDMQDSFYITEDVLLRTHTSPVQARTMAAKKGEPIKIICPGKVYRRDSDDATHSHQFTQIEGLVVGEDIRMSDLKGTLALFAKKMFGEEREIRLRPSFFPFTEPSVEMDISCFKCGGSGCNVCKKTGWIEILGAGMVHPNVLEMAGYDPSIFTGFAFGMGPERIAMLKYGVEDIRHFFTNDMRFLSQFNRTEV; translated from the coding sequence ATGGAGCAGCAGCTGGAACAGTTAAAGCAGGAAGCACTGCAGAAAATTGAAACCGCAGCGTCAGTGAAAGAACTGAACGACGTGCGTGTAGCGTATCTAGGGAAAAAGGGGCCGATCACGGACCTGTTAAAAGGAATGGGGAAACTCCCGGCAGAAGAACGTCCTAAAATGGGCGCGCTTGTCAACGTCGTGCGAGAAACCGTTACGACTTCTCTAGAAGAAAAAATGGAATTGCTCGAGCAGCAAGCCGTGAATGAAAAACTTGAAAAAGAAACAATCGATATTTCCCTTCCCGGCCGGCCGGTTAAGCTCGGCAATCATCATCCGCTGACACGCGTCGTTGAAGAAATCGAAGACTTCTTCATCAGCATGGGATACGAGGTCGCGGAAGGTCCCGAAGTGGAACAAGACTACTACAATTTCGAGGCGTTGAACTTGCCAAAAGGTCACCCAGCACGTGACATGCAGGATTCGTTCTACATTACGGAAGACGTCTTGCTTCGTACACACACGTCACCTGTCCAAGCACGGACAATGGCTGCTAAAAAAGGCGAGCCGATCAAAATCATCTGTCCGGGTAAAGTGTATCGCCGCGATAGCGATGACGCGACACACTCCCATCAATTCACACAAATCGAAGGTCTTGTCGTTGGGGAAGACATTCGAATGAGCGATTTGAAAGGGACACTCGCATTATTTGCGAAAAAAATGTTCGGTGAAGAACGTGAAATCCGTCTGCGTCCAAGCTTCTTCCCGTTTACAGAGCCTTCTGTTGAAATGGACATCTCATGCTTCAAATGCGGCGGATCAGGCTGTAACGTCTGTAAGAAAACTGGATGGATCGAAATCCTGGGTGCCGGTATGGTGCATCCGAATGTCCTTGAAATGGCTGGATACGATCCTTCAATCTTTACTGGATTTGCGTTCGGTATGGGACCAGAGCGAATTGCAATGCTGAAGTATGGCGTCGAAGATATCCGTCATTTCTTCACGAACGATATGCGTTTCTTATCACAATTTAACCGCACAGAAGTGTAA
- a CDS encoding diaminopimelate dehydrogenase yields MEPKIRIGIAGYGNLGKGVEFAISQQPDMELAGIFTRRDPDSVHPVGDRVSVYPLANVEDYTEEVDVMILCGGSRADLPEQGPALAKLFTTVDSFDTHAKIPEYFDALEEAAKPAGTTALLSVGWDPGLFSLNRLYGETVLADGVTYTFWGKGLSQGHSDAVRRIEGVKNAVQYTIPSDEAISKVRAGEQPELSTREKHVRECYVVLKEGADAAAVEETIVTMPDYFADYDTTVSFISEDEMQQNHSSMPHGGFVIRSGKTGNGTNQVMEYSLTLDSNPEFTSSVLTAYARAAHRLNKSGQHGAKTVFDVPPGLLSPKSPAQLRKELL; encoded by the coding sequence ATGGAACCGAAGATTAGAATTGGAATCGCCGGATACGGTAACCTTGGGAAAGGGGTAGAATTCGCGATTTCCCAACAACCTGATATGGAGTTGGCTGGAATTTTCACGAGAAGAGATCCGGATAGCGTTCACCCGGTCGGTGACAGGGTTTCTGTCTATCCATTAGCAAATGTGGAAGACTATACAGAAGAAGTGGATGTCATGATTCTTTGCGGAGGCTCTCGAGCGGATTTACCTGAACAAGGTCCTGCCTTAGCAAAGCTGTTTACAACAGTCGATAGTTTCGATACACACGCTAAAATTCCAGAATATTTTGATGCGCTTGAGGAAGCAGCGAAACCAGCAGGAACTACAGCGCTTTTGTCTGTCGGCTGGGATCCGGGGCTGTTCTCATTGAATCGTCTATATGGAGAGACTGTGCTGGCTGACGGCGTTACGTATACTTTCTGGGGCAAAGGATTAAGCCAAGGACATTCCGATGCAGTACGCCGGATTGAGGGTGTAAAGAATGCGGTCCAATATACAATTCCTTCAGACGAAGCGATTTCTAAAGTCCGGGCGGGAGAACAGCCTGAATTATCGACACGCGAGAAGCATGTCCGTGAGTGTTATGTCGTCTTAAAAGAAGGCGCGGATGCAGCGGCTGTTGAAGAGACTATTGTTACAATGCCTGACTACTTCGCGGACTATGATACAACTGTTTCTTTCATCAGCGAAGACGAAATGCAGCAGAACCATAGCTCGATGCCTCATGGAGGTTTTGTCATCCGCAGCGGTAAGACAGGAAATGGCACTAACCAGGTAATGGAGTATTCGTTGACATTGGACAGCAATCCAGAGTTTACTTCGAGTGTCCTCACTGCCTATGCACGAGCCGCACACCGATTAAACAAATCAGGACAGCACGGTGCCAAAACAGTTTTCGACGTTCCGCCAGGTCTTTTATCACCTAAAAGTCCAGCACAGCTGCGAAAAGAATTGTTGTAA
- a CDS encoding hemerythrin domain-containing protein, translating to MSGPALKQLQSHRAIHEGGLSGAVGKTEMLIDFLQEGDQKNADRAANDLIDYWKTRVISHADAEEGGFYQEIVTENPAMEKSVTQLTRDHDLIRIIVGDIEKLRETEGISPSVLQKFYALLVVNEIHSREEERLLFIESPDEEA from the coding sequence ATGTCGGGACCGGCTTTAAAACAACTACAATCTCACCGGGCGATCCACGAAGGCGGATTATCTGGTGCAGTGGGAAAAACAGAGATGCTGATTGACTTCCTCCAAGAAGGGGACCAAAAAAATGCAGACCGTGCAGCGAATGATTTAATCGATTATTGGAAGACTCGCGTTATTAGTCATGCCGATGCAGAGGAAGGCGGATTTTATCAAGAAATCGTTACAGAAAATCCTGCGATGGAGAAGTCGGTTACCCAGCTGACGCGCGATCATGATTTGATAAGAATCATCGTTGGAGATATTGAAAAGTTAAGAGAGACTGAAGGAATTAGTCCAAGCGTCCTTCAAAAATTCTATGCATTGCTAGTTGTGAACGAAATTCACAGTCGCGAAGAAGAACGATTGTTATTTATAGAATCACCTGATGAAGAAGCTTGA
- a CDS encoding TrmH family RNA methyltransferase encodes MKRIESTQNALVKHWKKLITTKKERERSEEFIIEGHHLVEEALKIEGSVLHIMFREDVEIPFELEESSIQIIEMTKAVAAEISETEHPQGIFAHCKQPIPSEDKYSEWKRLLFIDAVQDPGNIGTMIRTADAAGMDAVILGKGCADPFNPKTVRSGQGSHFHIPIVKGDLSEWIDRAKQNGLQVIGTGLQQAKDHFTVDAMPAFALLMGNEGAGVSDEYLEQADTIVKIPLYGEAESLNVAVAAGILLYTYGRR; translated from the coding sequence ATGAAACGTATTGAATCTACGCAAAATGCACTTGTGAAACATTGGAAAAAACTTATAACAACAAAAAAAGAACGCGAACGCTCCGAAGAATTCATCATCGAAGGGCATCATCTGGTTGAAGAAGCCTTGAAGATCGAAGGTTCCGTACTGCATATCATGTTCCGTGAAGATGTTGAAATTCCGTTTGAATTAGAAGAGTCTTCGATTCAAATCATTGAAATGACGAAAGCGGTAGCTGCTGAAATTTCTGAAACGGAGCACCCGCAGGGCATTTTTGCACATTGCAAACAGCCGATTCCTTCAGAAGATAAGTATTCCGAATGGAAACGTCTTTTATTCATCGATGCAGTCCAAGATCCGGGCAACATCGGTACAATGATTCGTACAGCGGATGCTGCTGGAATGGACGCAGTGATTCTTGGCAAGGGGTGTGCGGATCCATTCAATCCGAAAACCGTTCGTTCTGGTCAAGGTTCCCATTTCCATATCCCCATCGTAAAAGGGGATTTGAGCGAATGGATTGACCGCGCCAAACAAAACGGTCTGCAAGTCATTGGAACAGGTCTGCAGCAAGCGAAAGATCATTTCACGGTAGACGCAATGCCTGCTTTTGCGCTTCTTATGGGCAATGAAGGGGCAGGAGTTTCAGATGAATACCTTGAGCAAGCGGATACGATTGTGAAGATTCCATTGTACGGGGAAGCAGAATCGTTGAACGTCGCAGTAGCAGCAGGCATCCTGCTGTACACATATGGACGCCGCTAA